A single window of Nocardia sp. NBC_01327 DNA harbors:
- a CDS encoding DedA family protein produces MSDAVTTNAALPAILDPMHLLTDTWMKHAVLPAILVIVFIETGLLFPILPGDSLLFTGGLLSAQSNPPVNFWVLLFSVIVIAFLGDQSGYWIGRAIGPALFQKEDSRFFKKRYVTETHEFFEKHGPKTIILARFVPIVRTFMPVLAGVSKMEYRKFVTFDIVGAILWGGGVTVLGYFLGNVEFIRKNVEAIFLLIVLVSILPGIVTVVKNLRNRGAAPELAATSNEPTH; encoded by the coding sequence TTGTCAGATGCCGTGACGACCAACGCCGCCCTGCCCGCGATTCTCGATCCCATGCATCTCCTAACGGATACCTGGATGAAGCACGCGGTGCTCCCGGCGATCTTGGTGATTGTTTTCATCGAGACAGGGCTGCTGTTCCCGATCCTGCCCGGCGATTCGCTGTTGTTCACTGGCGGTCTGCTGTCCGCGCAGTCGAATCCGCCGGTCAATTTCTGGGTGCTGCTGTTCTCGGTCATCGTGATCGCGTTCCTCGGCGACCAGTCCGGTTACTGGATAGGCAGGGCCATCGGCCCCGCGCTGTTCCAGAAGGAGGACAGTCGCTTCTTCAAGAAGCGGTATGTCACCGAGACCCACGAGTTCTTCGAGAAGCACGGCCCGAAGACCATCATCCTGGCCCGCTTCGTGCCCATCGTGCGCACGTTCATGCCGGTGCTGGCCGGTGTCTCGAAGATGGAGTACCGCAAGTTCGTCACCTTCGACATCGTCGGCGCGATCCTCTGGGGTGGCGGCGTCACCGTGCTCGGCTACTTCCTGGGCAATGTCGAATTCATCCGTAAGAACGTTGAGGCCATCTTCCTGCTCATCGTGCTCGTCTCGATCCTGCCGGGCATCGTCACCGTGGTGAAGAACCTGCGCAATCGTGGCGCGGCGCCGGAGCTGGCCGCCACGTCGAACGAGCCGACCCACTGA